GCGCGCCGCGTCAGCCCGCGCGGGCTGCTCGTGGCCGGTGTGCTGGCGGGCGGCCTGCGTTGGACCCTGTCCGGGCTCGCCGATGATCTCGTTTGGGTCTACCCGGCCCAGCTCCTGCACGGTCTATCGGTGACAGGACTCATAGTGGGCGCGCCGTTGTGCGTGGACGCGCTCGTTCCTGCCCGTCTCCGTTCCACCGCGCAAGGGCTCCTCGTCATGATCGGCGGCAGCCTGGGTGGCGTGCTGTCCTCGAGCTCGGCCGGCTGGGCGCTCGAGCACCTCGGTGCCGACGCCCCCGCCCTGATAGGAGGCACGGGCGCGCTGATGGTGGGGTGTCTCGCGCCCCTGCTGCTGCCGTCCATCGGGGCGCAGGCGCCGGCCGGGGGGGGTCGACCCACGTGAGCCGTCCTCCTGGCTCGCCCCCCCTGACTCAACACCACGCGAACGCTGCGACATCGGACCTCGCCGGCGCGCTCGTTCGCACAGCAGGAAGAGGCCGGACCATGCCCAGGTCGCTCGCGCTTGTGGGTTTCTTTTTGCCGCTGGCTCCCGCGTAACCTGAAACCGTCGTTTCCCGCCGGTGCTCGCCGGGCGTTCGCCCACGCCACTAGCTAGAAATTGTGGCTGAACCGCAAGTAAGGATAACGGCCCAAGAAATCGTAGTTGGCCGCGGACGTGTTTGCGGTGAAGCCGTTATAGACGAACGGCGGATCGGTGTCGAAGACGTTGTTCATCCCGCCGGTGATGCGGGTGCGTCCCCACGTGGATTCCAGCGTGTAGGACGCAAAGACATCCGCCGTGAAGTTGGCGGAGACGCGCCGGTCGAGGATCACCTCACCCTTGCTTGCGTCTACTTTCAAGTTGCAGTTGTTGTCCTTGCACTCCCTGAAGCCCTGGATGTAGCGGGCGTTGAAGCCCGCGCTGATCCCCATGTGCTGCCAGCTCGTACCGGCATTGAGCTTCCAGGACGGGAAAACGCCCAGGTCGTACACGTTCTTACCCTCGATGACACGGCCTTGAGGTAGCTCCGCGGATGGCTGGATCTCGTTGTAATAGAGCAAGTAGGATGCATCCGCGGTAGAGCGGAACCGGCCTACGTTCGTCGGCAGGACGTGCACCACCCCGAAGTCGATCCCGGCGGTTTCGTTACCGCCGATGTTCTGCTCCGTGTCGGTGATGTGCGTGATGAAACCGCTGGGATCACGGTGGATCTTGTCGCAGTAAGTTGGGTTGGCTTGCGCGTAGCAGCTGCTGAGAATGATGGAGGAGCCGATGGGTTGGATCGCGTCGTGGATCTTGATGGAATAGACGTCCATGGTGAAGGACAGGCCCGTCGAGCGATCGGGCTCCCACACGATGCCGGCGGTCCAGATGTTCGCGGTCTCCGGATCGAGATTCGGGTTACCGCCTACACGGGACTTGATCTGCGTGCGATCGTCCACATAGCCGTCGGGCACCCCGTGCGCGCGGCAGTTCATGTCCTCGATCATGCTGCGCGCGTCGATGGAGGTGTCGCACGGGTCGGTAACCCCCGGGAAGGAGTCGGCCTCACCCGAGAACAGCTGAGCGATGGTGGGGGCTCTAAAAGCGGTGGATATCGTGCCCCGCAAAGCGAGACTCCCCACACCCGGCAGCCCACGAAACAGCTGCCACCTCGCCCCGGTCTTCCAGGTCAATCCAGCCCCGAAACTGCTGTAGTTGAAGCCGCGAGCCGCCCCCAAGATCTCGAGCGTCTCTACGCCCGGCAGATCTTCCAGGACGTTCGCAGAGATCTCCGCGAAGGCCTCGGCCACCTTGTAGCCCCCTTCGGTGGGCTCGGACTTGTTGCCCGTCGTATCCCCAGAAGCAGTCACCGGATCAGGAATGGATGCGCCCGTGAGCTCCCGGTACGTGACGCCCAGGGCCAATCCCACAGGACCGCCAGACGGGAGCTCGAGCAGTTCGCCAGAGCTCTGCAAGAGCACACCCTTGTGCTCGGTATAGCCCCGCCGGATGCCCGTATAGGAAATGTAGTCGATCATCTCGCGGGTCATGGTCCCGGGACCACCCAGTAGGTTGAGCGGCACGCAGTCGCTGGGCCCTGGGTTGGTGAGGCTTCCGCAGCGTGGAACACCGTTGCTGTCGACGTAACTCGGCCCGAGGGCGGCTGCCACACGGCTGCGGATGAAGCGGCCCTCGGTGATGGTCGTACCCTCGGTGCGTCCGTAGTTGAAGTACAGGTCCCAGGTGAAGTCCGTATTCGGAATATCCCCGTCCATCCCGAGCACCAGCCTGAATGTATCGATGTCCTGCAGGTAATTACGGTTCCCGGCCTCCAGGAAACGGCGGCGCACGTCTCGCATATCGCGACCGAACGGGTTGTAGTAGTTGTCCCGGGAAAGGACGATGTCCTCGGAGGTCAGAAACAGAGGCGTGGGTGCCAGCTTCTGGTCGGATTGGCGGTTCAGGTAGGAAGCTTCGAAGTAGGCGCGGGCATGCTCATGCAGGCGGTAGCCGCCCGTCGCAAAAACGTTATAGCGTTGCTGAGGCGTCACCAGGTAGTTCTCGGGCTGGTAGTTGTACAGATCGCCCGTCCCTGCGTCCGAGGTTCCGGTGCCATCAAAGTTGCGCCAGCCCATCTGGGGGTCGTTGTACAGACTCCTGGATGTGGTGCGACTTCGGATCGCCTGCCAATCCCTGTTACCTGACGCCAAGCTGCGATCGGTCACGCGGCCCTGGGGCGTCGACGAGCTTCCACGCCGCTGCAGCTGAGGGTCCCCGGGGTTGGCATCCCACAGGTAGCGCAGGTCGCTTTCACCCCACCAGCGCGCGCTCGCGTACAGCGGGATTTGGCGGTAATAGCCTGCAGAAAACCCGAGGAAACCGTAGTCGCTGCTCACCCCCGAGGTCATGCTCGCGTCGTACACCGTTGCGCCACCGCGCGCGGTCCCCGTGTAGTAATTGACGGAGGCCCCGTCGAAGTTCTGGCGCGTGATAACGTTGACGACCCCGCCGATGGCATCGGAGCCGTAGACGGCGGAAGCGCCGTCCTTGAGTACCTCGACGCGCTCGATCAGAGCGGCCGGAATCGCGTTCAAGTCCACCGACGAGTTGGCCCCGCTGCCCCCTGGCACATGGCGCCGCCCGTTGACCAGAACCAAGGTCCTGCTGGATCCGAGCCCGCGCAGGTTCACCCTGGTCGATCCGTCGCCGCTATTGTTCGTCTGCGTGTTGATCGCGTTGGCCTGGGACGGAAGATTCTGCAGGATGTCGCCGATCGAGACCATGCCCGAGGCCTCGAGGTCGATCTTGTTCAGCATGGTGACCGGCGCGGGCGTGATGAGATCGCGCCTCTTGATCGCAGAGCCCGTGACCAGCACTTCCTCGACATCTTCGTCGGGTTTGGCGGATTCGGCGCCCGCGGCGGGCTCGGCGTCCTGGCTAGACGCGGAAGCGTTTGCAGGGGTTTCATGGCTCTGATCTTGCGCTAACGCAAGATTGCAGATGGCAAGCGTCGCAACCCCGAGTCCAAGCTGGACCTTGCACCAATAAGAACCGTACATCGAGCTGTCTCCTTCGCCGCCGGGGTTATCAATTCCCGGGGGCATCCTGCGCGTCACGGCCCAGGGCGAGTCGAATAC
The nucleotide sequence above comes from Pseudomonadota bacterium. Encoded proteins:
- a CDS encoding TonB-dependent receptor, with the translated sequence MSTGVFDSPWAVTRRMPPGIDNPGGEGDSSMYGSYWCKVQLGLGVATLAICNLALAQDQSHETPANASASSQDAEPAAGAESAKPDEDVEEVLVTGSAIKRRDLITPAPVTMLNKIDLEASGMVSIGDILQNLPSQANAINTQTNNSGDGSTRVNLRGLGSSRTLVLVNGRRHVPGGSGANSSVDLNAIPAALIERVEVLKDGASAVYGSDAIGGVVNVITRQNFDGASVNYYTGTARGGATVYDASMTSGVSSDYGFLGFSAGYYRQIPLYASARWWGESDLRYLWDANPGDPQLQRRGSSSTPQGRVTDRSLASGNRDWQAIRSRTTSRSLYNDPQMGWRNFDGTGTSDAGTGDLYNYQPENYLVTPQQRYNVFATGGYRLHEHARAYFEASYLNRQSDQKLAPTPLFLTSEDIVLSRDNYYNPFGRDMRDVRRRFLEAGNRNYLQDIDTFRLVLGMDGDIPNTDFTWDLYFNYGRTEGTTITEGRFIRSRVAAALGPSYVDSNGVPRCGSLTNPGPSDCVPLNLLGGPGTMTREMIDYISYTGIRRGYTEHKGVLLQSSGELLELPSGGPVGLALGVTYRELTGASIPDPVTASGDTTGNKSEPTEGGYKVAEAFAEISANVLEDLPGVETLEILGAARGFNYSSFGAGLTWKTGARWQLFRGLPGVGSLALRGTISTAFRAPTIAQLFSGEADSFPGVTDPCDTSIDARSMIEDMNCRAHGVPDGYVDDRTQIKSRVGGNPNLDPETANIWTAGIVWEPDRSTGLSFTMDVYSIKIHDAIQPIGSSIILSSCYAQANPTYCDKIHRDPSGFITHITDTEQNIGGNETAGIDFGVVHVLPTNVGRFRSTADASYLLYYNEIQPSAELPQGRVIEGKNVYDLGVFPSWKLNAGTSWQHMGISAGFNARYIQGFRECKDNNCNLKVDASKGEVILDRRVSANFTADVFASYTLESTWGRTRITGGMNNVFDTDPPFVYNGFTANTSAANYDFLGRYPYLRFSHNF